A genomic stretch from bacterium includes:
- a CDS encoding L-2-amino-thiazoline-4-carboxylic acid hydrolase: MASPQRAFEFFLREARPILVRDHGGEVAAEILETTRIEYERVRPQVPDIGGIGNVFQPVMTVNGWIVALHRSMSAHGFAARDAVQVCHEVLDGALKRLPGWLLRGIGGILLSPAGRWYFERQARRSQRRRYADDFVWHVERDADGELSMVFDECAVNKWYVKQDVRELAPYCNFADVTYSRLMGMGVDASETLGLGCGQCALRFKHGRETPVPKNLEGIVAAQ, translated from the coding sequence ATGGCTTCTCCCCAGCGCGCTTTCGAGTTCTTTCTTCGGGAAGCGCGGCCGATTCTGGTTCGCGATCACGGTGGGGAAGTGGCGGCCGAGATCCTCGAAACGACGCGCATCGAGTACGAACGCGTCCGGCCCCAGGTTCCCGATATCGGGGGCATCGGAAACGTCTTCCAGCCCGTGATGACGGTGAACGGATGGATCGTCGCGTTGCATCGTTCGATGTCTGCGCACGGTTTCGCGGCCAGAGATGCGGTGCAGGTATGTCACGAAGTTCTCGACGGCGCTCTCAAGCGGCTGCCGGGTTGGCTATTGCGCGGAATCGGAGGCATCCTGCTCTCACCGGCAGGGCGTTGGTATTTCGAACGCCAGGCGCGCAGGTCCCAGCGGCGTCGCTACGCAGACGATTTCGTCTGGCATGTCGAGCGCGACGCAGATGGCGAACTGTCGATGGTCTTCGACGAGTGCGCGGTCAACAAGTGGTATGTGAAGCAGGATGTCCGGGAGCTTGCGCCGTACTGCAACTTCGCCGACGTGACCTATAGCCGCCTCATGGGGATGGGGGTCGACGCAAGCGAGACCCTGGGCCTTGGCTGCGGCCAATGCGCGCTTCGTTTCAAACATGGCCGTGAGACGCCGGTTCCGAAGAACCTGGAGGGAATCGTCGCCGCTCAATGA
- a CDS encoding M28 family peptidase gives MPKNWLATLATRTRKKMMRDGHIPTTDAIHDWIEEIFSWGIRRPGYEADRRAEDHAIGQFNAFGLERVRREPVELPFWEPLASSLTIHSEATHFEVPCFPLPHSAPTEPVEFELVKLDPDAPDSARGKAAFVVTPLMELPPTLPVDAGGALDELDIDLDFRSGGIVLDPRKTFDGATQLLPFSPAIMGVMEPSIAAGASAFVGMLEGYPGDSYRYYVPYDGIARPIPGVWIRDSDGARIQALLNEGPVSIRLEVQSKRETITSHNIIGELPGADEELVVIGSHHDGPWASAVEDASGISLVLAQARYWSQVPAAERPHRLLFLLNAGHMAGGAGCEAFIRDHPDLLEKIVLEIHLEHAANEFRERDGKLEPTGEPEPRWFFTSQNPELKRIVVSALQAEAIDRALVIAPDAFGDRPTTDGGAFHPAGVPLVNYLTAPFYLFDAMDTLDKIHRESLVPITRATIRMVEATAGISAARMVEGILA, from the coding sequence GTGCCCAAGAACTGGCTGGCGACCCTCGCTACCCGTACCCGGAAGAAGATGATGCGCGACGGCCATATCCCCACCACCGATGCCATCCACGACTGGATCGAGGAGATCTTCAGCTGGGGAATTCGCCGGCCCGGTTATGAGGCGGACCGGCGCGCAGAGGATCACGCGATCGGACAATTCAACGCCTTCGGCCTCGAACGCGTGCGCCGCGAACCCGTGGAGCTGCCCTTTTGGGAGCCGCTCGCCAGCTCACTGACCATCCACTCGGAAGCCACCCATTTCGAGGTGCCTTGCTTCCCACTTCCCCACTCGGCACCCACCGAACCCGTGGAGTTCGAGCTAGTGAAGCTGGATCCGGATGCGCCTGACTCGGCCAGGGGCAAAGCCGCGTTCGTCGTAACGCCCCTGATGGAGCTCCCTCCGACCCTTCCCGTCGATGCCGGCGGGGCCCTCGATGAGTTGGACATCGACCTCGATTTCCGATCGGGCGGCATCGTGCTGGATCCGCGCAAGACCTTCGACGGAGCGACGCAACTGCTGCCCTTCTCCCCGGCGATCATGGGCGTGATGGAGCCCTCCATCGCCGCCGGCGCGAGCGCCTTCGTTGGCATGCTCGAGGGCTACCCAGGCGACTCGTACCGCTACTACGTCCCCTACGACGGAATCGCGCGACCGATTCCCGGCGTGTGGATCCGAGACAGTGACGGCGCACGCATCCAGGCCCTGCTGAACGAAGGTCCCGTCTCGATCCGCCTCGAAGTTCAATCGAAGCGCGAGACGATCACGAGCCACAACATCATCGGCGAGCTACCGGGCGCTGACGAAGAGTTGGTCGTCATCGGTTCCCACCACGACGGCCCCTGGGCGTCGGCGGTCGAGGACGCTTCCGGCATTTCCCTGGTACTCGCCCAGGCACGCTATTGGTCGCAGGTTCCCGCCGCCGAGCGGCCCCATCGCCTCCTGTTCTTGCTGAACGCTGGCCACATGGCGGGCGGGGCCGGCTGCGAGGCCTTCATCCGTGACCATCCGGATCTACTCGAGAAGATCGTTCTGGAAATCCATCTCGAGCACGCAGCCAACGAGTTCCGCGAACGCGACGGCAAGCTCGAGCCGACGGGGGAGCCCGAGCCCCGCTGGTTCTTCACCAGCCAGAACCCGGAGTTGAAACGCATCGTCGTTTCGGCCCTTCAGGCCGAAGCCATCGACCGGGCACTCGTAATCGCGCCTGATGCCTTCGGCGATCGACCCACGACCGACGGTGGCGCATTTCACCCTGCGGGCGTACCCCTGGTGAACTACCTGACGGCGCCCTTCTACCTCTTCGACGCGATGGATACTCTCGACAAGATCCATCGGGAAAGCCTGGTACCGATCACACGGGCCACGATCCGGATGGTCGAGGCGACCGCCGGGATCTCTGCGGCCCGCATGGTGGAGGGTATCCTCGCCTAG